A section of the Phycodurus eques isolate BA_2022a chromosome 4, UOR_Pequ_1.1, whole genome shotgun sequence genome encodes:
- the znf526 gene encoding zinc finger protein 574 isoform X2: MEAQGIYMEVEQPEEDCVEHQYMCSECYQLFNSLEDVLIHQEIHTGQEGEEGEVGQVVHCEQYQCLECGSVLVDSEELLLHQEMHMREAGMEAKQQELCEAEVPQDCGSQPPQPVQYQCLDCLALFDSPNTWLEHRKSHNSSTTSTYAEMTEYEVQADGTVAPVTNMQNFVLSERQAGEILAQVFAQQQQKKKGHPISKSASCASLLPTVTPTPGSATMHLQILTAQALADSSGTRAQPSKIASVAGWQKRGALENGTARRVELMLSPVGVADPRRLPTEMVVIQPYECSECALLFQTPEDLLQHQGEHFLGQDKESSEVGLMCGFEEARGREEMVDKTDNSVGQLNQAITTEKKPALLPKTQQCSLCSRNFSSVNRLKAHQRVHEQGTHECTECGRVFKKESSLQAHLRTHLGVSRYLCVDCGQGFTTEMTLIMHRKSHTANPLHKCQFCNKTFTNMTKYLYHRRSHLSLNACGMPASNTTTVNTAPQRASLSILAILQRAREKNTRMMAPLSEEEMENMDQDPADLNKVDRSEGQGTESEERPDDKSAEDFASSSAGSAPPASSEKGGFTCRSCPKTFPSQLQLLQHRRAAHGPERSFLCGVCGKAFKKQIHVRNHIRTHTGERPFQCADCGKTFSSLANLTRHTLIHTGVRPYRCDVCQRSFSQSSNLRQHSLLHAGGGSGGLKCPDCPAAFRWCTKLAAHRFTHHQGSPAPFPCPHCEAGFLTRRHLDAHSSEQHPLIPPESGGNPTSQSERSPSTAEDSGTLVQGGLDCDICGKKLNSPANLRLHKLSHPGSVRLRGAPGKRAKSHQCPVCGKLFVSSSGVALHQRVHTGERPFPCQICSKRFRQRTHLREHLRTHSGLRPFCCEMCGKGFVQSMHLVEHRRTHTGERPHVCPHCGKAFKTFSNLRNHKKTHSCQQKRDRDREANAKAVSGVEVSAVELPNGQPHFIQIQSSDVQQGTNTIMCNEFGETIAIIESSEGGALPLEQALEIFQTALESGMDGLQML; encoded by the exons ATGGAGGCGCAGGGCATCTACATGGAGGTGGAGCAGCCTGAGGAGGACTGCGTGGAACACCAATACATGTGTAGCGAATGCTACCAGCTTTTCAACTCCCTGGAGGATGTGCTGATCCACCAGGAGATTCATACAGGCCAGGAGGGAGAGGAAGGCGAGGTGGGCCAGGTGGTCCACTGCGAGCAGTACCAGTGCCTGGAGTGTGGCTCGGTACTCGTGGACTCCGAGGAGCTGCTGCTGCACCAGGAGATGCACATGCGGGAGGCTGGGATGGAGGCTAAGCAACAAG AGTTGTGTGAGGCTGAGGTTCCCCAAGATTGTGGTTCACAGCCACCCCAACCGGTCCAGTACCAGTGTCTCGACTGTCTTGCTTTGTTTGACTCGCCCAACACGTGGCTGGAACACCGCAAAAGCCACAACAGTAGCACCACAAGCACCTACGCGGAGATGACT GAGTACGAGGTCCAAGCGGACGGCACCGTGGCTCCTGTCACCAACATGCAGAACTTTGTGTTGAGTGAGCGGCAGGCCGGGGAGATTTTGGCACAG GTGTTTGCGCAGCAGCAGCAAAAGAAGAAAGGCCACCCCATCTCAAAGTCCGCCAGCTGCGCCTCCCTGCTTCCCACAGTGACGCCTACCCCCGGCTCAGCCACCATGCACCTTCAGATCCTGACAGCCCAAGCTCTGGCCGATAGCTCCGGGACGCGCGCTCAACCCAGCAAGATTGCGTCCGTGGCGGGCTGGCAAAAGCGTGGCGCCCTGGAGAACGGCACCGCCCGCCGAGTGGAGCTGATGTTGTCCCCCGTGGGCGTCGCCGACCCCCGGCGGCTGCCGACAGAGATGGTGGTCATCCAACCGTACGAATGCTCTGAATGCGCCCTTCTCTTCCAGACCCCGGAGGACCTCCTCCAACACCAGGGGGAGCACTTCCTGGGTCAGGACAAAGAGAGTTCGGAGGTGGGACTGATGTGCGGCTTCGAGGAAGCCCGGGGGCGCGAGGAAATGGTGGACAAGACGGACAACTCCGTAGGGCAACTGAACCAAGCCATAACAACGGAGAAGAAACCTGCGCTGTTGCCCAAGACCCAGCAGTGCTCACTGTGCAGTCGCAACTTCAGCTCCGTCAACCGGCTCAAAGCTCACCAGCGCGTACACGAGCAGGGCACGCATGAGTGCACTGAGTGCGGCAGGGTTTTCAAGAAAGAGAGCTCACTGCAGGCCCACCTGCGCACCCACTTGGGTGTGAGCAGGTATTTGTGCGTGGACTGCGGCCAAGGCTTCACCACCGAGATGACCCTCATCATGCACAG AAAGTCGCACACGGCAAACCCCCTTCACAAGTGCCAGTTCTGCAACAAGACCTTCACCAACATGACCAAGTACCTTTACCACCGACGGTCACACCTCAGCCTCAACGCCTGTGGCATGCCTGCCTCCAACACCACCACG GTCAACACTGCTCCACAACGAGCCTCTCTCTCCATTCTGGCCATCCTACAGCGAGCCAGGGAGAAGAACACGCGGATGATGGCCCCCCTCTCTGAGGAGGAAATGGAAAACATGGACCAGGACCCTGCGGATCTGAACAAGGTGGACAGGAGTGAGGGTCAAGGAACGGAGAGTGAAGAGCGTCCTGACGACAAATCTGCCGAAGATTTCGCGTCCAGCTCTGCAGGAAGCGCTCCGCCCGCGTCTTCGGAAAAAGGCGGGTTCACTTGTCGCTCTTGTCCGAAGACGTTCCCCTCCCAGCTGCAGCTCCTCCAGCACCGGCGTGCGGCACACGGGCCCGAGCGCAGCTTCCTGTGCGGCGTCTGTGGCAAGGCCTTCAAGAAGCAGATCCACGTACGCAACCACATCCGCACGCACACGGGCGAGCGGCCTTTCCAGTGCGCCGACTGcggcaaaacattttcatccctCGCCAACCTCACCCGCCACACGCTGATCCACACTGGCGTGCGGCCGTACCGCTGCGACGTGTGCCAGCGCTCCTTCTCGCAGTCATCCAACCTGCGCCAGCACAGCCTTCTGCACGCGGGGGGCGGAAGCGGGGGCCTGAAGTGTCCCGACTGCCCCGCCGCCTTCCGCTGGTGCACCAAGCTGGCCGCCCATCGCTTCACGCACCACCAGGGATCTCCCGCACCCTTCCCTTGTCCCCACTGCGAGGCTGGCTTCCTCACCAGGAGGCACCTAGATGCCCACTCTTCGGAGCAACATCCCCTCATTCCTCCAGAGTCAGGGGGCAACCCCACCAGCCAATCGGAGCGGTCCCCCTCTACCGCAGAAGATTCCGGCACTCTGGTTCAAGGCGGCTTGGATTGTGACATCTGCGGTAAGAAGCTCAACTCCCCCGCCAATCTGCGGCTACACAAGCTGAGCCACCCCGGTTCCGTGCGGCTGCGCGGCGCACCCGGCAAGCGGGCTAAATCCCACCAGTGCCCCGTGTGCGGCAAACTGTTCGTGTCCAGCTCGGGCGTAGCGCTGCACCAGCGGGTGCACACGGGCGAGCGGCCTTTCCCGTGTCAGATCTGCAGCAAGCGCTTCCGCCAGAGGACGCACCTGCGCGAGCACCTGCGCACGCACTCAGGCTTGCGTCCCTTCTGCTGCGAGATGTGCGGCAAGGGCTTTGTCCAAAGCATGCACCTGGTCGAACACCGCCGCACACACACGGGGGAGCGGCCGCACGTCTGCCCGCACTGCGGAAAGGCCTTCAAGACCTTTTCCAACCTTAGGAACCACAAGAAGACACACAGTTGCCAGCAGAAGAGGGACCGGGACCGTGAGGCTAACGCCAAAGCTGTCTCGGGTGTTGAGGTTTCTGCGGTGGAACTCCCCAATGGGCAGCCTCACTTCATCCAGATCCAATCGTCAGACGTTCAGCAG GGCACCAATACCATCATGTGCAACGAGTTCGGGGAGACCATTGCCATCATCGAGAGCAGCGAGGGTGGGGCGCTGCCTCTGGAGCAGGCCTTGGAGATCTTTCAGACGGCCCTGGAGAGCGGCATGGATGGACTGCAGATGCTCTGA
- the znf526 gene encoding zinc finger protein 574 isoform X1, producing MEAQGIYMEVEQPEEDCVEHQYMCSECYQLFNSLEDVLIHQEIHTGQEGEEGEVGQVVHCEQYQCLECGSVLVDSEELLLHQEMHMREAGMEAKQQELCEAEVPQDCGSQPPQPVQYQCLDCLALFDSPNTWLEHRKSHNSSTTSTYAEMTPQEYEVQADGTVAPVTNMQNFVLSERQAGEILAQVFAQQQQKKKGHPISKSASCASLLPTVTPTPGSATMHLQILTAQALADSSGTRAQPSKIASVAGWQKRGALENGTARRVELMLSPVGVADPRRLPTEMVVIQPYECSECALLFQTPEDLLQHQGEHFLGQDKESSEVGLMCGFEEARGREEMVDKTDNSVGQLNQAITTEKKPALLPKTQQCSLCSRNFSSVNRLKAHQRVHEQGTHECTECGRVFKKESSLQAHLRTHLGVSRYLCVDCGQGFTTEMTLIMHRKSHTANPLHKCQFCNKTFTNMTKYLYHRRSHLSLNACGMPASNTTTVNTAPQRASLSILAILQRAREKNTRMMAPLSEEEMENMDQDPADLNKVDRSEGQGTESEERPDDKSAEDFASSSAGSAPPASSEKGGFTCRSCPKTFPSQLQLLQHRRAAHGPERSFLCGVCGKAFKKQIHVRNHIRTHTGERPFQCADCGKTFSSLANLTRHTLIHTGVRPYRCDVCQRSFSQSSNLRQHSLLHAGGGSGGLKCPDCPAAFRWCTKLAAHRFTHHQGSPAPFPCPHCEAGFLTRRHLDAHSSEQHPLIPPESGGNPTSQSERSPSTAEDSGTLVQGGLDCDICGKKLNSPANLRLHKLSHPGSVRLRGAPGKRAKSHQCPVCGKLFVSSSGVALHQRVHTGERPFPCQICSKRFRQRTHLREHLRTHSGLRPFCCEMCGKGFVQSMHLVEHRRTHTGERPHVCPHCGKAFKTFSNLRNHKKTHSCQQKRDRDREANAKAVSGVEVSAVELPNGQPHFIQIQSSDVQQGTNTIMCNEFGETIAIIESSEGGALPLEQALEIFQTALESGMDGLQML from the exons ATGGAGGCGCAGGGCATCTACATGGAGGTGGAGCAGCCTGAGGAGGACTGCGTGGAACACCAATACATGTGTAGCGAATGCTACCAGCTTTTCAACTCCCTGGAGGATGTGCTGATCCACCAGGAGATTCATACAGGCCAGGAGGGAGAGGAAGGCGAGGTGGGCCAGGTGGTCCACTGCGAGCAGTACCAGTGCCTGGAGTGTGGCTCGGTACTCGTGGACTCCGAGGAGCTGCTGCTGCACCAGGAGATGCACATGCGGGAGGCTGGGATGGAGGCTAAGCAACAAG AGTTGTGTGAGGCTGAGGTTCCCCAAGATTGTGGTTCACAGCCACCCCAACCGGTCCAGTACCAGTGTCTCGACTGTCTTGCTTTGTTTGACTCGCCCAACACGTGGCTGGAACACCGCAAAAGCCACAACAGTAGCACCACAAGCACCTACGCGGAGATGACT CCACAGGAGTACGAGGTCCAAGCGGACGGCACCGTGGCTCCTGTCACCAACATGCAGAACTTTGTGTTGAGTGAGCGGCAGGCCGGGGAGATTTTGGCACAG GTGTTTGCGCAGCAGCAGCAAAAGAAGAAAGGCCACCCCATCTCAAAGTCCGCCAGCTGCGCCTCCCTGCTTCCCACAGTGACGCCTACCCCCGGCTCAGCCACCATGCACCTTCAGATCCTGACAGCCCAAGCTCTGGCCGATAGCTCCGGGACGCGCGCTCAACCCAGCAAGATTGCGTCCGTGGCGGGCTGGCAAAAGCGTGGCGCCCTGGAGAACGGCACCGCCCGCCGAGTGGAGCTGATGTTGTCCCCCGTGGGCGTCGCCGACCCCCGGCGGCTGCCGACAGAGATGGTGGTCATCCAACCGTACGAATGCTCTGAATGCGCCCTTCTCTTCCAGACCCCGGAGGACCTCCTCCAACACCAGGGGGAGCACTTCCTGGGTCAGGACAAAGAGAGTTCGGAGGTGGGACTGATGTGCGGCTTCGAGGAAGCCCGGGGGCGCGAGGAAATGGTGGACAAGACGGACAACTCCGTAGGGCAACTGAACCAAGCCATAACAACGGAGAAGAAACCTGCGCTGTTGCCCAAGACCCAGCAGTGCTCACTGTGCAGTCGCAACTTCAGCTCCGTCAACCGGCTCAAAGCTCACCAGCGCGTACACGAGCAGGGCACGCATGAGTGCACTGAGTGCGGCAGGGTTTTCAAGAAAGAGAGCTCACTGCAGGCCCACCTGCGCACCCACTTGGGTGTGAGCAGGTATTTGTGCGTGGACTGCGGCCAAGGCTTCACCACCGAGATGACCCTCATCATGCACAG AAAGTCGCACACGGCAAACCCCCTTCACAAGTGCCAGTTCTGCAACAAGACCTTCACCAACATGACCAAGTACCTTTACCACCGACGGTCACACCTCAGCCTCAACGCCTGTGGCATGCCTGCCTCCAACACCACCACG GTCAACACTGCTCCACAACGAGCCTCTCTCTCCATTCTGGCCATCCTACAGCGAGCCAGGGAGAAGAACACGCGGATGATGGCCCCCCTCTCTGAGGAGGAAATGGAAAACATGGACCAGGACCCTGCGGATCTGAACAAGGTGGACAGGAGTGAGGGTCAAGGAACGGAGAGTGAAGAGCGTCCTGACGACAAATCTGCCGAAGATTTCGCGTCCAGCTCTGCAGGAAGCGCTCCGCCCGCGTCTTCGGAAAAAGGCGGGTTCACTTGTCGCTCTTGTCCGAAGACGTTCCCCTCCCAGCTGCAGCTCCTCCAGCACCGGCGTGCGGCACACGGGCCCGAGCGCAGCTTCCTGTGCGGCGTCTGTGGCAAGGCCTTCAAGAAGCAGATCCACGTACGCAACCACATCCGCACGCACACGGGCGAGCGGCCTTTCCAGTGCGCCGACTGcggcaaaacattttcatccctCGCCAACCTCACCCGCCACACGCTGATCCACACTGGCGTGCGGCCGTACCGCTGCGACGTGTGCCAGCGCTCCTTCTCGCAGTCATCCAACCTGCGCCAGCACAGCCTTCTGCACGCGGGGGGCGGAAGCGGGGGCCTGAAGTGTCCCGACTGCCCCGCCGCCTTCCGCTGGTGCACCAAGCTGGCCGCCCATCGCTTCACGCACCACCAGGGATCTCCCGCACCCTTCCCTTGTCCCCACTGCGAGGCTGGCTTCCTCACCAGGAGGCACCTAGATGCCCACTCTTCGGAGCAACATCCCCTCATTCCTCCAGAGTCAGGGGGCAACCCCACCAGCCAATCGGAGCGGTCCCCCTCTACCGCAGAAGATTCCGGCACTCTGGTTCAAGGCGGCTTGGATTGTGACATCTGCGGTAAGAAGCTCAACTCCCCCGCCAATCTGCGGCTACACAAGCTGAGCCACCCCGGTTCCGTGCGGCTGCGCGGCGCACCCGGCAAGCGGGCTAAATCCCACCAGTGCCCCGTGTGCGGCAAACTGTTCGTGTCCAGCTCGGGCGTAGCGCTGCACCAGCGGGTGCACACGGGCGAGCGGCCTTTCCCGTGTCAGATCTGCAGCAAGCGCTTCCGCCAGAGGACGCACCTGCGCGAGCACCTGCGCACGCACTCAGGCTTGCGTCCCTTCTGCTGCGAGATGTGCGGCAAGGGCTTTGTCCAAAGCATGCACCTGGTCGAACACCGCCGCACACACACGGGGGAGCGGCCGCACGTCTGCCCGCACTGCGGAAAGGCCTTCAAGACCTTTTCCAACCTTAGGAACCACAAGAAGACACACAGTTGCCAGCAGAAGAGGGACCGGGACCGTGAGGCTAACGCCAAAGCTGTCTCGGGTGTTGAGGTTTCTGCGGTGGAACTCCCCAATGGGCAGCCTCACTTCATCCAGATCCAATCGTCAGACGTTCAGCAG GGCACCAATACCATCATGTGCAACGAGTTCGGGGAGACCATTGCCATCATCGAGAGCAGCGAGGGTGGGGCGCTGCCTCTGGAGCAGGCCTTGGAGATCTTTCAGACGGCCCTGGAGAGCGGCATGGATGGACTGCAGATGCTCTGA